In Cryptomeria japonica chromosome 10, Sugi_1.0, whole genome shotgun sequence, a genomic segment contains:
- the LOC131038580 gene encoding citrate-binding protein, translating to MERNGAVDFFIFCVLLNCLVEKIINFKAFMSHQPPPTQGFTQLQITRENLGLLKPYDIDQIHSWRTNSSNGVLSTWLFKDDKPYFPESNTNPRTEFFIRGYDYTGGVWRFEAEMYAGSNTTGVSVMQISGGVQRDMAFMLQINDGYLTHYNDPVLPKRIYNQWISLNVVHNANERKVGLSVNGQEEQVFPDAGPGVHFFKFGVQALANSSPTMETRWRNIRLWRLRMELDSIL from the exons ATGGAGAGGAACGGGGCCgtggatttttttattttctgtGTGCTTCTCAATTGTCTG GTAGAAAAGATTATAAACTTCAAGGCCTTTATGTCGCACCAGCCACCACCAACTCAAGGCTTTACTCAGCTTCAGATAACCCGAGAAAATTTGGGCTTACTGAAACCATATGATATAGATCAAATCCACTCATGGCGTACTAATTCCAGTAATGGCGTTCTTTCCACCTGGCTTTTCAAAGACGACAAACCCTACTTTCCAGAGAGCAACACCAACCCTAGGACAGAATTCTTCATCAGG GGATATGACTACACAGGTGGGGTGTGGAGGTTTGAGGCAGAGATGTATGCTGGGTCAAATACAACAGGAGTATCCGTGATGCAGATTTCTGGGGGTGTGCAAAGGGACATGGCGTTTATGCTGCAGATTAACGATGGATATCTAACACATTACAACGACCCGGTGCTGCCGAAACGTATTTATAATCAGTGGATTTCCCTGAATGTTGTCCACAATGCAAACGAAAGGAAAGTGGGTTTGTCTGTGAATGGGCAGGAGGAGCAAGTGTTTCCTGATGCAGGGCCTGGCGTTCATTTTTTCAAGTTTGGGGTGCAGGCTCTGGCCAACTCTTCACCTACCATGGAAACTCGTTGGAGAAATATCCGACTTTGGAG ATTGAGAATGGAATTGGACTCAATTCTGTGA
- the LOC131038560 gene encoding citrate-binding protein encodes MEWNGAVDFLIFCLLLNCLVEKIINFKAFMSHQPPPTQGFTQLQITRENLGLLKPYDIDQIHSWRTNSSSGVLSTWVLKDDKPYFPESNIKPRTEFFTRGCDYTGGVWRFEAEMYAGPNTTGVSVMQISGGVQRDMAFMLQINDGYLTHYNDLVLPNRINNQWISLNVTHNANERKVGLSVNGQEEQEFSDAGPGVHFFKFGVQALANSSPTISNEFGG; translated from the exons ATGGAGTGGAACGGGGCCGTGGACTTTTTGATTTTCTGTCTGCTTCTGAATTGCCTG GTAGAAAAGATTATAAACTTCAAGGCCTTTATGTCGCACCAACCACCACCAACTCAAGGTTTTACTCAGCTTCAGATAACCCGGGAAAATTTGGGCTTACTGAAACCATATGATATAGATCAAATTCACTCATGGCGTACTAATTCCAGTAGTGGCGTTCTTTCCACCTGGGTTTTGAAAGACGACAAGCCCTATTTTCCAGAGAGCAACATCAAACCTAGGACAGAATTCTTCACCAGG GGATGTGACTACACAGGTGGGGTGTGGAGGTTTGAGGCAGAGATGTATGCTGGGCCAAACACCACGGGAGTATCCGTGATGCAGATTTCTGGGGGTGTGCAAAGGGACATGGCGTTTATGCTGCAGATTAACGATGGATATCTAACACATTACAATGACCTAGTGCTGCCGAACCGCATTAATAATCAGTGGATTTCCCTGAATGTTACCCACAATGCAAACGAAAGGAAAGTGGGTTTGTCTGTGAATGGGCAGGAGGAGCAAGAGTTTTCTGATGCAGGGCCTGGCGTTCATTTTTTCAAGTTTGGGGTGCAGGCTCTGGCCAACTCTTCACCTACCATCTCCAACGAGTTTGgaggttaa